From one Sulfurimonas sp. HSL-3221 genomic stretch:
- the dnaK gene encoding molecular chaperone DnaK, which produces MSKVIGIDLGTTNSAVAVYEGGEAKIIPNKEGKNTTPSVVAFTDKGEVLVGDPAKRQAITNPEKTIYSVKRIMGLMMNEEKAKEAHDKVTYKIVDKNGMAAVDVAGKVYTPQEISAKILTKLKEDAEAYLGMPVTDAVITVPAYFNDAQRKATKEAGTIAGLNVLRIINEPTASALAYGLDKKGEENVLVYDLGGGTFDVTTLEIAEGTFEVLSTDGNAFLGGDDFDNRIVDFLAGEFKSENGIDLKADKMALQRLKDAAEAAKKELSSASETEINLPFITADATGPKHLVVKLTRAKFEGMIDDLIKETMTHINVALKDADLDKGEIKEVIMVGGSIRVPLAQQKVSEFFGGKELNKSVNPDEVVALGAAIQGGVLRGDVKDVLLLDVTPLSLGIETLGGVATKVIEKGTTIPVKKSQVFSTAEDNQPAVSIHVVQGEREFAKDNKSLGMFELTEIPAAPRGVPQIEVTFDIDANGILTVSAADKGTGKRQEIKITGSSGLSEEEINKMVQDAESHKAEDEKRKELVDLRNQADAMIAQTEKAMKEAGENIDAGDKANIESAITALKETLKDENATKEQIEEKLKTLTEASHKLAEQMYKQEQGGAAASEGAKKADDDVIDAEIE; this is translated from the coding sequence ATGAGTAAAGTAATCGGTATTGACCTTGGTACAACCAACTCCGCGGTAGCGGTCTATGAAGGCGGCGAAGCGAAAATCATCCCGAACAAAGAGGGTAAGAACACGACGCCTTCCGTCGTTGCCTTTACGGACAAGGGCGAGGTCCTCGTCGGTGACCCGGCGAAGCGCCAGGCGATCACGAACCCGGAGAAGACGATCTACTCCGTCAAGCGTATCATGGGTCTCATGATGAACGAAGAGAAGGCCAAAGAGGCGCACGACAAAGTTACCTACAAGATCGTCGACAAGAACGGTATGGCGGCGGTCGACGTTGCCGGCAAAGTCTATACGCCGCAGGAGATCTCCGCGAAGATCCTGACCAAGCTGAAAGAGGATGCGGAAGCGTACCTCGGTATGCCTGTCACCGACGCGGTCATCACGGTTCCGGCCTACTTCAATGACGCCCAGCGTAAAGCGACGAAGGAAGCGGGAACGATCGCGGGCCTGAACGTCCTGCGTATCATCAACGAACCGACGGCCTCAGCGCTGGCATACGGTCTGGACAAAAAAGGCGAAGAGAACGTTCTCGTCTACGACCTCGGCGGCGGTACGTTCGACGTTACGACCCTTGAGATCGCGGAAGGGACCTTCGAGGTCCTCTCCACAGACGGTAACGCCTTCCTCGGCGGCGACGACTTCGACAACCGTATCGTCGATTTCCTCGCCGGCGAGTTCAAGTCCGAAAACGGCATCGATCTTAAAGCAGACAAGATGGCGCTCCAGCGCCTCAAGGACGCGGCGGAAGCGGCGAAGAAAGAGCTCTCATCCGCCTCTGAAACGGAGATCAACCTGCCGTTCATCACGGCGGATGCAACGGGTCCGAAACACCTCGTCGTCAAACTGACCCGTGCGAAGTTCGAAGGGATGATCGACGATCTGATCAAAGAGACGATGACGCACATCAACGTCGCGCTCAAAGACGCGGACCTCGACAAAGGCGAGATCAAAGAGGTCATCATGGTCGGCGGTTCCATCCGCGTGCCGCTGGCACAGCAGAAGGTCTCCGAGTTCTTCGGCGGCAAAGAGCTGAACAAATCGGTCAACCCGGACGAAGTCGTCGCCCTCGGTGCGGCGATCCAGGGCGGGGTCCTGCGCGGTGACGTCAAAGACGTCCTGCTGCTGGACGTTACGCCGCTCAGCCTCGGTATCGAGACCCTCGGCGGTGTCGCGACCAAGGTTATCGAGAAAGGCACGACGATCCCGGTCAAGAAGTCCCAGGTCTTCTCCACGGCCGAAGACAACCAGCCGGCGGTCTCCATCCATGTCGTTCAGGGCGAGCGCGAGTTCGCCAAGGACAACAAGTCCCTCGGGATGTTCGAACTGACCGAGATCCCGGCGGCACCGCGCGGCGTTCCGCAGATCGAAGTTACCTTCGATATCGACGCCAACGGTATCCTGACCGTCTCCGCGGCCGACAAAGGTACGGGCAAGCGCCAGGAGATCAAGATCACCGGTTCGTCAGGACTCTCCGAAGAGGAGATCAACAAGATGGTCCAGGACGCCGAGTCGCATAAAGCGGAAGACGAGAAGCGTAAAGAGCTCGTTGACCTGCGTAACCAGGCGGACGCGATGATCGCCCAGACGGAAAAAGCGATGAAAGAGGCGGGCGAGAACATCGACGCCGGTGACAAAGCCAACATAGAGAGCGCGATTACCGCCCTTAAAGAGACGCTCAAGGACGAAAACGCGACCAAAGAGCAGATCGAAGAGAAGCTCAAAACGCTGACGGAAGCAAGCCACAAACTGGCCGAGCAGATGTACAAGCAGGAGCAGGGCGGTGCCGCGGCCTCCGAAGGCGCCAAGAAAGCCGACGACGACGTCATCGACGCCGAAATCGAATAA
- the grpE gene encoding nucleotide exchange factor GrpE — protein sequence MSQEENKPNNEETLPNDEEMIEEMVSEEAEEVGSDLERVQMELDLLKDKYTRVHADFDNIKKRLEREKYQALEYAQEKFAKDLIPVVDSLEMAVKAADGEGMEAAELLAKVKEGVELTMKQFLSALEKHGITAVGEEEPFDPNVHHAVQQVDSPEHESGEIVSTFQKGYKYKERTLRDAMVVIAN from the coding sequence ATGTCTCAGGAAGAAAACAAGCCTAATAATGAAGAAACTTTGCCCAATGATGAAGAAATGATTGAGGAGATGGTTTCAGAAGAGGCGGAAGAGGTCGGTTCCGACCTTGAACGTGTCCAAATGGAACTGGATCTGCTCAAAGATAAGTATACAAGGGTCCACGCGGACTTTGACAACATTAAAAAGCGTCTGGAGCGCGAAAAGTACCAGGCACTTGAATACGCCCAGGAGAAGTTCGCGAAGGACCTGATCCCGGTCGTCGACTCGCTGGAGATGGCCGTCAAGGCCGCTGACGGCGAGGGGATGGAAGCCGCCGAGCTTCTGGCCAAGGTGAAAGAGGGTGTCGAACTGACGATGAAGCAGTTCCTCAGCGCCCTGGAGAAACATGGCATTACGGCGGTAGGCGAAGAGGAACCGTTCGATCCGAACGTGCACCACGCGGTACAGCAGGTGGACAGCCCGGAGCACGAGAGCGGCGAGATCGTCAGTACCTTCCAAAAAGGGTACAAATATAAAGAGCGTACATTGCGCGACGCAATGGTCGTTATTGCAAACTAA
- a CDS encoding ATP-binding cassette domain-containing protein, protein MQVLRVEGLSFGYTHERALYDDFSLTLATGEIKAIVGPSGAGKSTLFELILGNLRPRAGTIEALPASMVFQDPYSSFHPTYTVLNQIRDVADTAGMARYLDDMGLDEALLHKLPHELSGGQLQRASILRALLMKPKLLLLDEPTSALDNVIQLDVMQLLLRHLGEVGMLLITHEIDLANWCADEIVEIG, encoded by the coding sequence ATGCAGGTTTTACGGGTTGAGGGGCTCTCCTTCGGCTATACGCATGAGCGGGCGCTCTATGACGACTTTTCCCTGACACTCGCAACGGGGGAGATCAAAGCGATCGTCGGTCCCAGCGGGGCGGGCAAGAGCACCCTTTTCGAACTCATTCTCGGCAACCTCCGTCCCCGTGCCGGCACGATCGAGGCCCTGCCGGCCTCCATGGTCTTCCAGGACCCCTACAGCTCATTCCATCCCACCTACACGGTGCTCAACCAGATCAGGGACGTGGCGGATACGGCGGGGATGGCGCGCTATCTGGACGATATGGGGCTGGACGAGGCGCTCCTGCACAAACTCCCCCACGAGCTCTCCGGCGGGCAGCTACAGCGCGCTTCCATTCTGCGCGCGCTGCTGATGAAGCCGAAACTGCTGCTGCTTGACGAGCCGACGTCCGCCCTGGACAACGTCATCCAGCTCGACGTGATGCAGCTGCTGCTGCGCCACCTGGGAGAGGTCGGCATGCTCCTGATCACCCACGAGATCGACCTGGCCAACTGGTGCGCCGACGAGATCGTCGAAATCGGCTGA
- a CDS encoding hybrid sensor histidine kinase/response regulator, protein MQKFNSSELKAILQDTTRKIEAADGNRQINAAAETLVTTLLDSEFASLWVFDEMEASLRRARGEEQVCEISMLDQRGVLAKSFLTLTGGIYNYLASEKEYCPETDNPDEIRMKSKIILPLINDERLLGIVTAYSSVRHKQNFDEDDMEMLETVAPFLINVIYRMYPEKQTEEAPEIYLSERLKESSHAISRQIEENEHAHPTPATSDETLMFLANTVHDIRTPANALFGFLELLEGQVDNARLLQYVRNAKESARFINELTTSILDRVSTQRERTLSKPVRITSAKFFADIAAIFSANMSDKALAYPVYIDPALPKEITVDAAKLKRVIINLVGNAYKFTPTGRSVELAVVYDPNGGTMKIAVTDTGIGIAEEHQQAIFKAFEQATDETAATFGGTGLGLAISAQYVHDLGGKLELESETDKGSRFFFTLPLQSANAAPSFAAPKNPGSKIAILMDEANLPTSKNIMRYLLRMGLPKSNIIAIRSVVQTPSDATHLIAFQSRYDEQVRAYAKENNLSLTVMEERFLSMTKTQKAAGVDVISQYGYYASTLHAMLSSRGVPKVLVADDDRINIELIKAILEEEFCEIETAQDGQSAIDLLAKGILDDQPYALLLLDNNMPKISGNEVVRELRAIEKQHSLPPAYVVSISGDPKAAASDNPHFDAYVGKPFNKKEIKRMLKAALAAGD, encoded by the coding sequence ATGCAAAAATTCAACAGCAGCGAACTCAAAGCAATACTCCAGGATACGACGCGCAAGATCGAAGCCGCAGACGGCAACCGGCAGATCAACGCGGCGGCCGAAACGCTTGTCACGACGCTGCTGGATTCCGAGTTCGCTTCGCTCTGGGTTTTTGACGAGATGGAAGCTTCCCTCAGACGCGCCCGCGGAGAGGAGCAGGTCTGCGAGATCTCCATGCTCGACCAGCGCGGCGTTCTGGCCAAAAGCTTCCTCACCCTGACCGGGGGGATCTACAACTATCTCGCCAGCGAGAAAGAGTACTGTCCGGAAACCGACAATCCCGACGAGATCAGGATGAAATCGAAGATCATCCTGCCGCTGATCAACGACGAACGGCTGCTCGGCATCGTCACGGCCTACTCCTCGGTCCGCCACAAACAGAACTTTGACGAAGATGACATGGAGATGCTCGAAACGGTCGCGCCCTTCCTCATCAACGTCATCTACCGTATGTACCCGGAAAAGCAGACGGAGGAAGCGCCCGAGATCTATCTCAGCGAACGTTTGAAAGAGAGCTCCCACGCGATCAGCCGGCAGATCGAGGAGAACGAACATGCGCATCCCACACCGGCTACCTCCGACGAGACCCTCATGTTCCTGGCCAATACGGTCCACGATATCCGAACCCCGGCTAACGCGCTGTTCGGCTTCCTGGAACTGCTCGAAGGTCAGGTCGACAATGCCCGGCTTCTGCAGTACGTCCGCAATGCCAAGGAGAGCGCCCGTTTCATCAACGAACTGACCACCTCCATCCTCGACCGCGTTTCGACACAGCGGGAACGGACGCTCTCCAAGCCGGTACGGATCACTTCGGCGAAGTTCTTCGCCGATATCGCCGCTATTTTCTCGGCGAACATGTCGGACAAGGCCCTCGCCTACCCGGTCTATATCGATCCCGCGCTGCCCAAGGAGATCACCGTTGATGCCGCCAAGCTCAAGCGGGTCATTATCAACCTTGTCGGGAACGCCTACAAATTCACCCCGACCGGGCGCTCCGTGGAACTTGCCGTCGTGTACGACCCAAACGGCGGCACCATGAAGATCGCGGTGACCGATACGGGGATAGGGATCGCCGAGGAGCACCAGCAGGCGATCTTCAAAGCCTTTGAGCAGGCCACGGATGAGACGGCCGCGACGTTCGGCGGCACCGGCCTCGGGCTCGCCATCAGTGCCCAGTATGTCCACGATCTCGGCGGAAAACTGGAACTGGAAAGCGAAACGGACAAAGGGAGCCGCTTCTTTTTCACCCTTCCGCTGCAGAGCGCCAATGCAGCCCCCAGCTTTGCAGCCCCCAAGAACCCGGGCAGCAAGATCGCCATTCTCATGGACGAAGCCAACCTGCCGACGAGCAAGAACATTATGCGCTACCTGCTGCGCATGGGCCTTCCCAAATCCAATATTATCGCGATCCGCTCCGTCGTCCAGACGCCTTCCGACGCCACGCACCTCATCGCATTCCAAAGCAGGTACGACGAGCAGGTGCGCGCGTACGCCAAAGAGAACAACCTCTCCCTTACAGTGATGGAAGAACGGTTCCTCTCCATGACCAAAACGCAGAAAGCCGCGGGGGTTGATGTCATCTCCCAGTACGGTTACTATGCAAGCACACTCCACGCCATGCTTTCAAGCCGCGGCGTCCCCAAAGTCCTTGTCGCCGATGACGACCGCATCAACATCGAACTGATCAAGGCGATTCTCGAAGAGGAGTTCTGTGAGATTGAAACGGCCCAGGACGGGCAAAGCGCCATCGACCTGCTCGCCAAAGGGATCCTCGACGACCAGCCCTATGCCCTGCTGCTTCTCGATAACAATATGCCGAAGATTTCAGGCAATGAAGTCGTCCGGGAGCTGCGGGCCATCGAAAAACAGCACAGCCTTCCGCCGGCCTACGTCGTCTCCATTTCGGGAGATCCCAAGGCGGCTGCATCGGACAATCCCCACTTCGACGCCTATGTCGGGAAGCCCTTCAACAAGAAAGAGATCAAACGGATGCTCAAAGCGGCATTGGCTGCAGGGGATTAG
- a CDS encoding glutamate-5-semialdehyde dehydrogenase codes for MNAFLEEAKAASRELMLLSGAEKNRLLREMAGAMRSATMDIIEANALDMKAAEENSLSPALKDRLLLDEKRIDAMATAVEEIAALKDPVGRVIDGWVTDDGLKIEKVSIPIGVIGIIYESRPNVTSDTAALCFKSNNVCVLKGGKEAEHSNAAIAKVLRAVLKRNGLPEALISLLPDASREGVAKLIKMDKYVDLIVPRGGEGLIRYVSENATVPVVKHDKGQCHTYIDKDADMEKAVKIAVNAKVDRPGVCNAMETLLVDKAIAAEALPKLKEAFDAAHTELKGCDDTRAIIDVAEATEADFDTEYLANILNIRTVDGVDGAVSHIVRFGSGHSEAIVTENYTTAERFLNAVDAAAVYVNASTRFTDGGAFGFGAEVGISTNKLHARGPMGIEGLTTYKFKIYGNGQIR; via the coding sequence ATGAATGCATTTTTGGAAGAGGCGAAAGCGGCGAGCCGGGAGTTGATGCTGCTCAGCGGCGCGGAGAAGAACCGCCTGCTGCGGGAGATGGCGGGGGCGATGCGTTCCGCGACGATGGACATCATCGAAGCCAACGCCCTGGATATGAAAGCGGCGGAGGAGAACAGCCTGAGCCCCGCCCTTAAAGACCGCCTACTGCTGGACGAGAAGCGCATTGACGCCATGGCGACGGCCGTCGAGGAGATCGCGGCGCTTAAAGACCCTGTCGGCCGGGTTATCGACGGCTGGGTCACCGACGACGGGCTCAAGATCGAGAAGGTGAGCATCCCTATCGGCGTCATCGGCATCATCTACGAATCCCGCCCCAACGTCACCTCGGACACGGCGGCACTCTGTTTTAAAAGCAACAACGTCTGCGTGCTCAAAGGGGGCAAGGAGGCGGAACATTCCAATGCCGCGATCGCCAAGGTACTGCGCGCGGTGCTGAAACGCAACGGCCTGCCGGAGGCACTGATCTCCCTGCTGCCGGACGCGTCACGTGAAGGGGTGGCGAAGCTGATCAAGATGGACAAGTACGTCGACCTGATCGTCCCCCGGGGCGGCGAAGGGCTCATCCGCTATGTCAGCGAGAATGCGACGGTACCGGTCGTCAAGCACGACAAGGGACAGTGCCACACCTACATTGACAAAGACGCGGACATGGAGAAGGCGGTGAAGATTGCCGTCAACGCCAAGGTGGACCGTCCCGGCGTCTGCAACGCGATGGAAACCCTTCTTGTCGACAAAGCCATTGCGGCCGAAGCGCTGCCGAAGCTCAAAGAGGCCTTTGACGCGGCGCATACGGAACTTAAAGGGTGTGACGATACCCGTGCGATCATCGACGTCGCCGAAGCGACGGAGGCCGATTTCGATACGGAGTACCTGGCGAACATCCTCAACATCCGCACGGTCGACGGCGTCGACGGGGCGGTATCGCACATCGTCCGGTTCGGTTCGGGACACTCCGAGGCGATCGTCACGGAGAACTATACGACGGCGGAGCGGTTCCTCAACGCCGTCGATGCCGCGGCGGTCTACGTCAACGCCTCGACCCGCTTCACAGACGGCGGGGCCTTCGGCTTCGGCGCCGAGGTTGGCATCTCCACGAACAAGCTGCATGCGCGCGGTCCGATGGGCATCGAGGGGCTGACGACCTACAAGTTCAAGATCTACGGCAACGGCCAGATCCGCTGA
- a CDS encoding putative bifunctional diguanylate cyclase/phosphodiesterase has protein sequence MRQFDFDKLKYLYSTVPVILIIHFFSVLLFSVFMWHYVDNIALAVWISVSVIVLLFRFYHYLLYSNSSEEELRPQSTLWLHRYYTYVLIGGGLWGSTAVLLFPPHEILYQMVVVLFILGLTATALGIISASWELVVAYALLSFAPIIVRLAWMEDPLYQTIAYIVSALGILLIFSAKHFGSVIDNAIYSKFALSQAMSALENTQGRLISLLDNAPVGIFYYDSSLHITDLNNQLLKIFQLAERDPLIGYDLGTLMDKRILPALNQALEDGQGHYEGPFYSTFSENSLYIELSTVPVIDKKRLHQGAICFVKDLTLEKEAQELIKQNSFYDPLTKLPNRSLVTDRIKLSVEQSRRHLFHCAVLFIDLDHFKHINDDYGHYIGDQVLYQVSQRLLKQLRSEDTVARVGGDEFLILLNTLSDDYTEAAQEAMEIALGLIDAINGIFGIDGESISLSASIGINVFRGEEGMLPDAIIKRSDIAMFQAKRTGRQHAELYHESFETSQQELFQMEKELRRALDEKEFELYYQPKVAIDSDKIAQVEALIRWNHPDKGLIMPEAFIPYAEESGLIVKIGEWVLEESIKQIKQWQQTGAANAIERVSVNVSSHQFNQPDFVDYLRALVTSYEIAPGMIELELTESAMLDNSRGAIDKVKALEAFGVRVALDDFGTGYSSLSYLKHLPVSVIKIDRSFITDLKHNENSLMIVKTIIAIAKSMDLTVVAEGVETDEELSMLKELGCDYYQGFLCEKALPVKKLEALISTKITTRQSIEENLLPEQSASIE, from the coding sequence ATGCGCCAATTCGACTTTGACAAACTGAAGTACCTCTACAGTACCGTTCCGGTCATTCTTATCATCCACTTTTTCAGCGTCCTTCTTTTCAGTGTCTTCATGTGGCACTACGTCGACAACATTGCCCTGGCAGTCTGGATAAGCGTCTCGGTCATCGTCCTGCTCTTCCGCTTTTACCATTACCTGCTCTACAGCAACAGCTCCGAAGAGGAGCTCAGGCCTCAAAGCACCCTCTGGCTGCACCGCTACTACACCTACGTGCTTATCGGCGGAGGACTTTGGGGCAGCACCGCCGTGCTGCTCTTCCCCCCGCACGAGATCCTCTACCAGATGGTCGTCGTCTTGTTCATTCTCGGCCTGACCGCCACTGCGCTCGGTATCATCTCCGCCTCCTGGGAGCTGGTCGTCGCCTATGCCCTGCTCTCCTTCGCACCCATTATCGTCCGCCTGGCGTGGATGGAAGACCCGCTCTACCAGACGATCGCCTACATCGTCAGTGCCCTGGGTATCCTGCTGATTTTCAGTGCCAAACATTTCGGGTCGGTTATCGACAATGCCATCTACAGCAAATTCGCGCTGTCCCAGGCCATGTCGGCCCTCGAAAATACGCAGGGGCGACTTATCTCCCTCCTCGACAACGCCCCCGTCGGGATCTTTTATTATGACAGCAGTCTGCATATCACCGACCTTAACAACCAGCTGCTCAAAATCTTTCAACTGGCAGAGCGCGACCCCCTGATCGGGTACGATCTCGGCACCCTCATGGACAAACGCATCCTGCCGGCATTGAATCAGGCACTGGAGGACGGGCAGGGACACTACGAAGGTCCCTTCTACTCGACCTTCTCGGAAAATTCCCTCTATATCGAGCTCTCCACCGTCCCCGTCATCGATAAAAAACGGCTGCACCAGGGCGCCATCTGTTTTGTCAAGGACCTGACGCTGGAGAAAGAGGCCCAGGAGTTGATCAAGCAGAACAGCTTCTACGACCCGCTGACCAAACTGCCCAACCGCAGTCTCGTCACCGACCGGATCAAGCTCTCCGTCGAACAGAGCAGACGCCACCTCTTTCACTGCGCCGTGCTCTTTATTGACCTTGACCATTTCAAACATATCAACGATGATTACGGCCACTATATCGGCGATCAGGTACTCTACCAGGTCAGTCAGCGTCTGCTCAAACAGCTTCGATCCGAAGACACCGTCGCACGGGTCGGGGGAGACGAGTTCCTGATTCTCCTCAATACCCTCTCGGATGACTATACCGAAGCGGCCCAGGAGGCGATGGAGATCGCCTTGGGGCTGATTGACGCGATCAACGGGATCTTTGGCATCGACGGGGAGTCTATTTCGCTGTCTGCGAGCATCGGTATCAATGTCTTCCGCGGCGAAGAGGGGATGCTCCCTGACGCCATTATCAAACGTTCCGATATCGCCATGTTCCAGGCCAAACGGACCGGACGCCAGCATGCCGAGCTCTACCATGAATCTTTTGAAACTTCCCAGCAAGAACTCTTTCAAATGGAAAAAGAGCTTCGCAGAGCACTTGACGAGAAAGAGTTCGAACTCTACTACCAGCCGAAGGTGGCCATCGACAGTGACAAGATCGCCCAGGTCGAGGCACTTATCCGCTGGAATCACCCCGACAAGGGACTGATAATGCCGGAGGCGTTCATCCCCTACGCCGAGGAGAGCGGACTCATCGTGAAAATCGGCGAATGGGTGCTGGAGGAGAGCATCAAGCAGATCAAGCAGTGGCAGCAGACGGGCGCGGCCAACGCCATCGAACGCGTCTCCGTCAATGTCAGCTCCCACCAGTTCAACCAGCCCGATTTCGTTGACTACCTTCGGGCCCTGGTCACCAGTTACGAAATCGCCCCCGGGATGATCGAACTCGAACTGACCGAAAGCGCCATGCTCGACAACTCCCGTGGCGCCATCGACAAGGTTAAAGCGCTTGAGGCCTTCGGCGTGCGCGTCGCGCTGGACGATTTCGGTACGGGCTACTCCTCGCTCTCCTACCTCAAGCACCTCCCCGTCAGCGTGATCAAGATCGACCGCTCCTTCATCACCGACCTGAAGCACAACGAGAATTCCCTGATGATCGTCAAGACCATCATCGCCATTGCCAAAAGCATGGACCTGACCGTCGTCGCCGAAGGGGTCGAAACGGATGAGGAGCTGAGCATGCTTAAAGAACTTGGCTGCGACTACTACCAGGGCTTCCTGTGCGAAAAGGCCCTGCCGGTCAAAAAACTTGAAGCGCTGATCAGCACCAAGATCACTACCCGGCAGTCCATCGAAGAGAATCTCCTGCCCGAACAATCGGCAAGCATAGAGTAA
- a CDS encoding MFS transporter, which yields MKHYIALLKNEPLLRRISSIQLIAYFGAWFSNVAIFTLLLQLGASPLIIATVAALHFLPGVLQAPFSGALIDKIAPKRLMLALLLVEIVTTLPLVLVDDAAQLWLLFVLVFVRMGASSFYFTLEMALLPRFLKASALKHANEIHSIIWSVSYTVGMALSGIAVYYLGVRTAFVTDAALFAVAFALLLPAVFPPHKAHETARYLTLLSQSVGYLKRNPLTLHLIFLHAFVGFTAFDGLVPLAAEAYYLPAVAAPLAIGLTHAFRALGLVGGPLLLGRWITVRRLPLLLLLQAAAIFLWAALLPHFYLSLAVSVFVGLSTTVIWSFTYTLLQHHTEEAYYGRVIAYNDMIFLLTVSAVSFLIGVLVEWGMGLQSVMALLGVAFIVSALYFGWIARRFVLEEPGV from the coding sequence GTGAAACACTACATCGCCCTGTTGAAAAACGAACCGCTGCTGCGGCGCATCTCCTCGATCCAGCTCATCGCCTATTTCGGGGCCTGGTTCAGCAATGTCGCCATCTTTACCCTGCTGCTGCAGCTTGGGGCTTCGCCCCTTATTATCGCCACGGTCGCGGCGCTGCACTTCCTGCCCGGGGTTCTGCAGGCCCCCTTCTCCGGCGCGCTGATCGACAAGATCGCCCCGAAGCGGCTGATGCTGGCACTGCTGCTCGTCGAGATCGTCACGACCCTGCCGCTGGTTCTGGTCGACGATGCGGCGCAGCTCTGGCTGCTCTTCGTGCTGGTCTTCGTACGCATGGGGGCCTCCAGCTTCTATTTTACGCTTGAGATGGCGCTGCTGCCGCGCTTTCTGAAGGCGTCGGCGCTCAAACACGCCAACGAGATCCACTCCATCATCTGGTCCGTCTCCTACACCGTCGGGATGGCCCTGAGCGGCATTGCCGTCTACTATCTCGGCGTCAGGACCGCCTTCGTGACCGACGCCGCCCTCTTTGCCGTCGCGTTTGCGCTGCTCCTTCCCGCCGTTTTCCCGCCGCACAAAGCACACGAGACGGCACGCTATCTGACACTGCTCTCGCAGAGCGTCGGCTACCTGAAGCGCAACCCCCTGACCCTGCACCTGATCTTCCTGCACGCCTTCGTCGGCTTTACCGCCTTTGACGGCCTGGTCCCGCTTGCCGCGGAGGCCTACTACCTCCCGGCCGTCGCCGCGCCGCTGGCCATCGGGCTTACGCACGCGTTCCGGGCCCTGGGGCTGGTGGGCGGCCCGCTGCTGCTGGGGCGCTGGATCACCGTCAGAAGGCTGCCGCTGCTTCTGCTGCTGCAGGCCGCTGCCATTTTCCTCTGGGCGGCCCTGCTGCCCCACTTCTACCTCTCGCTGGCGGTCTCTGTCTTTGTGGGCCTCAGCACGACCGTCATCTGGTCCTTTACCTACACCCTGCTGCAGCACCATACCGAGGAGGCCTACTACGGCCGCGTCATCGCCTATAACGATATGATCTTCCTGCTGACGGTCTCTGCCGTCTCGTTCCTGATCGGGGTGCTGGTGGAGTGGGGAATGGGACTGCAGAGCGTCATGGCGCTGCTGGGGGTCGCTTTTATCGTTTCGGCGCTCTATTTCGGCTGGATTGCCCGCCGTTTCGTGCTGGAAGAACCGGGAGTGTAA
- a CDS encoding response regulator → MSKRILIVDDIGFIVEFESKVIDALSKEVSQKILIDSANSVKEALSKIAQNDYDAMVVDMNLPDGSGIEIAKAAQEKNAQTRIAALTIYPQKVEQDHTFFDAFFKKPILPATYKENIRRLLQL, encoded by the coding sequence ATGAGCAAACGTATTTTGATCGTGGATGACATCGGTTTTATCGTCGAATTCGAATCGAAAGTCATTGATGCCCTCTCCAAAGAGGTAAGCCAGAAAATCCTGATCGATTCGGCGAACTCTGTCAAGGAAGCGCTCTCGAAGATCGCGCAGAACGACTATGATGCCATGGTGGTGGATATGAACCTGCCGGATGGTTCGGGGATAGAGATTGCGAAGGCGGCACAGGAAAAAAACGCGCAGACACGCATTGCCGCTTTGACGATCTACCCTCAGAAGGTCGAGCAGGACCACACCTTCTTTGATGCCTTTTTCAAAAAGCCGATACTGCCGGCGACGTACAAAGAGAATATCCGCCGTCTGCTCCAACTGTAG